The Pedobacter roseus genome contains a region encoding:
- a CDS encoding insulinase family protein, with product MNTIKTIALSTVAILSVYSAKAQTFKEPVGYKLKNGMNIIISENDKSPKAYSSFTLDAKAFSDKKDGVVELLNAVLNENVSKNANISFKDNSGKLATASADLEKDLTEMAALIQNATIDQKTFNIAKAKLITSLKAHDYDYDQSVNETSINALTLADVKSFYSQISPEKTFLTIAGDVALSDAKSSAKKAFGNWNKTQEIASTVAK from the coding sequence ATGAACACCATTAAAACAATTGCACTTTCAACCGTTGCCATCCTCTCGGTTTATTCAGCTAAAGCACAAACCTTTAAGGAGCCGGTGGGCTACAAACTTAAAAACGGTATGAACATTATCATTTCAGAAAATGATAAGTCGCCAAAGGCTTACTCAAGCTTTACTTTGGATGCTAAAGCATTCAGCGATAAAAAAGATGGCGTAGTTGAGTTACTAAACGCCGTATTAAACGAAAATGTGAGTAAAAACGCGAACATCAGTTTTAAAGATAACAGTGGCAAACTGGCTACCGCTAGTGCCGATCTTGAAAAAGATTTAACCGAAATGGCTGCTTTGATCCAGAACGCCACAATCGATCAAAAAACTTTCAATATTGCAAAAGCTAAACTGATCACCAGTTTGAAAGCCCACGATTATGATTACGATCAATCGGTAAATGAAACTTCGATCAATGCTTTAACCCTTGCTGATGTAAAAAGTTTTTACAGCCAGATTTCTCCTGAAAAAACATTTTTAACCATTGCCGGCGACGTAGCATTAAGTGATGCGAAATCATCAGCTAAAAAAGCTTTCGGTAACTGGAACAAAACACAGGAAATTGCGTCAACAGTTGCAAAATAA
- a CDS encoding glycosyltransferase translates to MSKFLFVVPPFFGHISPTLSIGASLLARGHEVKWLGITPLAQVHLPEGGEFIYPEEDLVEYTDEIQRILKRQDDGPACSGPEVMKLALEETYVPFAKMMMKGLNNFVDAWKPDVIINDCITFAGALSAHLKGIPSVTTTPVPPDVMGDTANSAPKIFEWQQNLIKGLQREVGIYSDDIHIHSHQLNMVFTSQAFAGFEEKPPHIQFVGPVKGRPNLAPFDWERLSQATTPKIFVSLGTLLVDIRKEFFQKLITAFENQPVTIVAATNPDIFEKWPDNFIVNGFVPQSELMPHMDAVICHGGFNTVNDTFTNGLPMLITPIAYDHFHTAKLIEGASCGVSIRYKRLRISDLRDTVFELLENPKYRQAAEKIRETFIAAGGNDKAVQLLEDFAEVNRVVNFDSPLA, encoded by the coding sequence ATGTCAAAATTCCTTTTCGTTGTCCCGCCCTTTTTTGGCCATATTAGCCCAACATTAAGTATTGGCGCAAGTTTACTGGCCCGCGGCCATGAAGTAAAATGGCTTGGCATTACTCCGCTTGCCCAGGTGCATTTGCCCGAAGGTGGCGAGTTTATTTACCCCGAAGAAGATCTGGTGGAGTATACTGATGAAATACAACGCATTTTAAAACGTCAGGATGATGGCCCTGCCTGTTCTGGACCAGAGGTGATGAAACTGGCGCTCGAAGAAACTTATGTGCCTTTTGCTAAAATGATGATGAAAGGGCTGAACAACTTTGTTGATGCATGGAAACCCGACGTGATCATTAACGACTGTATTACCTTTGCGGGTGCATTAAGCGCACATTTAAAAGGCATTCCATCGGTTACCACTACCCCGGTTCCACCTGATGTAATGGGTGATACCGCAAATAGTGCTCCCAAGATATTCGAATGGCAACAAAACCTGATCAAGGGTCTACAAAGAGAAGTAGGCATTTATAGCGACGATATCCATATCCATTCGCACCAATTGAACATGGTTTTCACTTCGCAGGCTTTTGCCGGCTTTGAAGAAAAACCACCGCATATACAATTTGTGGGTCCGGTAAAAGGCCGGCCAAATTTAGCCCCCTTTGATTGGGAACGCTTAAGCCAGGCCACCACGCCTAAAATTTTTGTTTCGTTGGGCACGCTATTGGTTGATATCCGTAAGGAATTTTTCCAGAAACTGATTACCGCTTTCGAAAACCAGCCTGTAACCATTGTGGCCGCAACCAATCCCGATATTTTTGAAAAATGGCCTGATAACTTTATCGTAAACGGTTTTGTGCCGCAGTCAGAGTTGATGCCACACATGGATGCGGTAATTTGCCACGGCGGTTTCAATACCGTAAATGATACTTTCACCAATGGTTTACCAATGCTGATTACCCCTATTGCTTACGATCATTTCCATACTGCAAAATTAATTGAGGGCGCAAGCTGTGGCGTGAGTATCCGTTACAAGCGTTTACGCATCAGCGATTTAAGAGATACCGTTTTCGAGCTTTTAGAAAACCCGAAATACCGCCAGGCTGCAGAAAAAATAAGAGAAACATTCATCGCAGCCGGTGGCAATGATAAAGCGGTGCAATTGCTGGAAGATTTTGCCGAGGTTAATAGGGTTGTCAACTTTGATAGCCCGCTAGCATAG
- a CDS encoding alpha/beta fold hydrolase, whose product MPVITVNGKSVHIQELNKEAAETIVLVHGMFSNLSVYYFNIAPLLATKYRVVLYDLKSHGMSEKALKGYDLESMTNDLLALMEELNLEKVHLGGYSFGGLIALKMAIRFPERINKLAIIEAPDPNDDKTRGIIDEYSREFLEHYVENFTDTTKVKMGKRQMERNHRMYEYLFYQTSIKTDMELEKDFFGSEAIRTIQQSTLLLYGTDSNCLNAGKYLDGLIENADLIAVPGDHNIPIQQPLVIAEALLNFFQEK is encoded by the coding sequence ATGCCAGTCATAACGGTAAACGGCAAATCGGTTCACATTCAGGAGCTCAATAAAGAAGCTGCTGAAACCATCGTCCTTGTTCACGGGATGTTCAGTAACCTGTCTGTCTATTATTTTAATATCGCACCATTGTTGGCCACAAAATATCGCGTGGTACTGTACGACTTAAAAAGTCATGGCATGAGCGAAAAGGCTTTGAAAGGATACGACCTGGAGAGCATGACCAACGATCTGCTTGCACTTATGGAGGAATTAAACCTGGAAAAAGTGCATCTGGGTGGTTATAGTTTTGGCGGATTGATTGCCTTAAAAATGGCCATCCGCTTTCCCGAACGCATTAACAAACTGGCCATAATTGAAGCGCCAGACCCTAACGATGATAAAACCAGGGGCATTATTGATGAGTACAGCCGCGAGTTTTTAGAGCATTATGTCGAAAACTTTACCGATACCACCAAAGTGAAAATGGGTAAACGGCAAATGGAGCGCAACCACCGCATGTACGAGTACCTCTTTTATCAAACTTCGATTAAAACAGACATGGAGCTTGAAAAAGACTTTTTCGGCAGTGAGGCAATTAGAACCATACAACAATCTACCCTATTATTATATGGTACCGATTCTAATTGTTTAAACGCAGGAAAATACCTTGATGGGCTGATCGAAAATGCAGATTTAATTGCCGTTCCGGGTGATCATAATATCCCCATTCAACAACCATTAGTTATTGCAGAAGCATTGTTAAACTTCTTTCAGGAAAAATAA
- a CDS encoding condensation domain-containing protein has translation MKRKLLFGERMLYGDGNSPFNIVIPFKIRGEIKEDDLKFALFKIQKKHPWLTAAIRFDEDKKPWFVTNLTEAFKIPIRIVERLGDDHWEQESTQEWKTVFDASTAPLCRITWLKGREVSEFLMVYHHCLCDGTATLSILTELLQLLDDPDADIGKEIPIMGIKDVIPAKVLNSYRNRTKNGLIGKIATLALWIIPIKKVAVERKKDFMLHWRFDRDFTTQIIQFCKANQFTVNTLLSAAVLTAFKEVRKEKAFNKISLPVDIRNFNPIIKKDHIFAFGLMIVLSLLPEKDFIDNVRALQKDVNNKSSKLNPYSLMMMMEACHPALNNFTNFLKYGKSSNDCMFSNLGKIDIPHQYQHFEVENVFSPSVVGPLGNTTTMIVSTYRNQMDFTFVASEGYVPYVEAEAIKEKVISILKNQLEQPVEILSATA, from the coding sequence ATGAAAAGAAAACTGCTATTCGGTGAAAGGATGTTATACGGAGATGGAAACAGTCCGTTTAACATTGTAATACCTTTCAAAATCAGGGGAGAAATTAAAGAAGATGATTTAAAATTTGCCTTATTTAAAATCCAGAAAAAACATCCCTGGTTAACCGCAGCAATTCGTTTTGACGAAGATAAAAAGCCCTGGTTTGTAACCAACCTTACCGAAGCTTTTAAAATTCCCATCCGAATAGTAGAGCGTTTAGGTGATGATCATTGGGAGCAGGAATCTACACAAGAGTGGAAAACTGTTTTTGATGCCTCAACTGCACCACTTTGCCGCATTACCTGGCTAAAAGGAAGAGAGGTATCCGAATTTTTGATGGTATACCACCACTGCCTTTGCGATGGCACCGCAACGCTTTCGATTTTAACCGAACTGCTTCAGCTATTAGACGATCCAGATGCAGATATCGGCAAAGAAATTCCGATTATGGGTATAAAAGATGTCATCCCTGCAAAGGTGCTGAACAGTTACCGCAACCGGACTAAAAATGGTTTGATCGGGAAAATTGCCACGCTCGCCCTATGGATCATCCCGATCAAAAAAGTAGCCGTTGAGCGAAAAAAAGATTTTATGCTCCACTGGAGATTTGATCGGGATTTCACTACACAGATCATCCAGTTTTGCAAAGCCAATCAGTTTACCGTAAATACTTTGTTGAGTGCCGCAGTTTTAACGGCCTTTAAAGAAGTAAGAAAAGAAAAAGCCTTTAACAAAATATCGCTCCCGGTCGACATCAGGAACTTTAACCCGATTATTAAAAAAGACCACATTTTTGCTTTTGGTTTAATGATTGTACTGTCCCTACTGCCAGAAAAAGACTTTATTGATAATGTGAGGGCCTTACAGAAAGATGTGAACAATAAATCCTCAAAACTCAATCCTTACAGCCTGATGATGATGATGGAAGCTTGCCACCCGGCGTTAAACAACTTCACCAATTTCTTAAAATATGGCAAATCAAGCAACGATTGTATGTTTTCTAACCTTGGTAAAATCGATATCCCACATCAATACCAGCATTTTGAAGTAGAAAACGTATTCAGTCCTTCGGTAGTGGGACCTTTGGGTAACACTACCACCATGATCGTTTCCACTTACCGCAACCAAATGGATTTCACTTTTGTAGCCAGCGAAGGTTATGTACCTTATGTAGAAGCAGAAGCTATTAAAGAGAAAGTGATCTCCATCCTTAAAAACCAGTTAGAGCAACCCGTTGAAATTTTAAGCGCAACCGCATGA
- a CDS encoding alpha/beta fold hydrolase: protein MHPILIRNNVKILGEGSQVIMFAHGFGCAQSSWKYITDAFLEDYKVILFDYVGSGDSDLSQYDKRKYATLEGYACDVIDIIDTLELSNVIFIGHSVSSMIGMIAALQQPESFKKLVFIGPSPRYLNDHNYIGGFNIGDIETIFEHITEDYAGWVKNLAPVVMDTPLKPELSDFLQECFEATDPSVALAFAMATFKADYRDKLKDLEVPSLTLQSSNDIMAPLSAGEFIYKNTPENFLVVMKATGHFPHISAPDETIREIKEFIGDSKSIPTSGHQYV, encoded by the coding sequence TTGCATCCAATACTCATCAGAAATAATGTAAAAATCCTTGGCGAAGGTAGCCAGGTAATCATGTTTGCCCATGGCTTTGGCTGTGCGCAAAGTTCCTGGAAATACATTACAGACGCCTTTCTGGAGGATTACAAGGTCATATTATTCGATTACGTAGGCTCTGGCGATTCGGACCTCAGCCAATATGATAAACGCAAATACGCTACTTTAGAAGGTTATGCCTGCGATGTAATCGATATTATCGATACCCTTGAGCTTTCCAATGTCATCTTTATCGGCCATTCGGTAAGCAGCATGATCGGCATGATTGCTGCATTGCAACAACCAGAATCATTTAAAAAACTGGTATTTATCGGACCATCACCCCGGTATTTAAATGACCATAATTACATAGGCGGTTTTAATATTGGAGATATTGAAACCATTTTTGAACACATCACCGAAGATTATGCGGGCTGGGTTAAAAATTTAGCACCTGTGGTAATGGATACTCCATTAAAACCAGAACTATCTGACTTTTTGCAGGAGTGTTTTGAAGCTACCGACCCAAGCGTGGCACTGGCTTTTGCAATGGCCACCTTTAAGGCCGATTACAGGGATAAATTAAAAGACCTCGAAGTACCAAGTTTAACACTACAGAGTTCAAACGATATCATGGCTCCATTATCAGCGGGCGAGTTTATCTATAAAAATACCCCAGAAAACTTTTTGGTGGTTATGAAAGCTACCGGACACTTTCCACACATAAGTGCACCCGACGAAACCATCAGGGAAATAAAAGAATTTATCGGCGATTCAAAATCAATCCCCACATCGGGTCACCAGTATGTCTGA
- a CDS encoding LytR/AlgR family response regulator transcription factor: MNCLIVDDHVIARNTISHFLQIDPSLKLIAECENAADAYRNLAVHKIDLLLLDIEMPGISGIELVKGLGDKRPLIIFISAKKDYAATAFDLNVVDFIAKPVTPDRFLMAINKAKEIYNLSNLFVGNNADDFVFIRDSGLIRRIRLDDINHLEAQGDYVKIFMGEKTYSVHSSLKSIEDKLPVKNFLRVHRSFIINIAKIDTIEGNTLIIHKQFVPVSDAYKSVLNKRMHIL, encoded by the coding sequence ATGAATTGCTTAATCGTTGATGACCATGTGATTGCCCGGAATACAATAAGTCATTTTTTACAGATTGATCCTTCTTTGAAACTGATTGCCGAGTGCGAAAATGCTGCAGATGCCTATCGGAATCTGGCTGTTCATAAAATCGACTTGTTGTTATTGGATATTGAAATGCCAGGGATATCAGGAATAGAACTGGTTAAAGGATTGGGCGATAAGCGACCGTTGATTATATTTATCAGTGCAAAAAAAGATTACGCTGCAACTGCATTTGATCTTAATGTTGTAGATTTTATAGCCAAACCCGTAACTCCCGACCGGTTTTTAATGGCTATTAACAAAGCGAAAGAAATTTATAACCTGAGTAACCTGTTTGTAGGAAACAATGCCGATGATTTTGTTTTTATCCGTGATTCGGGTTTAATCAGGAGGATCAGACTGGATGATATCAATCACCTGGAAGCGCAGGGCGATTATGTAAAAATTTTTATGGGTGAGAAAACGTATTCTGTTCACTCTTCACTAAAATCTATTGAAGATAAACTCCCTGTTAAAAATTTTCTCCGGGTTCACCGCTCTTTCATTATCAATATTGCTAAAATAGATACGATAGAAGGCAATACTTTAATTATACATAAGCAGTTTGTTCCGGTATCTGATGCCTATAAATCTGTATTAAATAAGCGGATGCATATTTTATAA
- a CDS encoding glycosyltransferase, whose product MAKFVFVVPPLTGHINPTLSMGAALLDRGHRVAWITLDQSLGDKLPEGGELLVISYDQNDQQKKDSEKYLDIITKKIVYGIDSIKFLYEEVLIPLNRHSYEGIAGLLDQFKPDVVITDHQMFAGAIAATNKNYPYVTSVTAPAAIKVMDELPKVHEWEVNQIVELQKEFGITASGSIACSDLATLVFTSRDFFGEMDLPEHFKFVGPVFNRRKTSIPFRWDAFHNSQPKILVSIGTTFDHEHKKAFFAKVIEAFANEDLHVVVVSDPALFEEWPANFTVQRQVPQLELLPHLDAVVCHGGHNTVCETLMNGLPMVVIPIAYDQSHVAGRVFRVGAGERLNFNRFKANHLKEAVNKVLQNDSYKIAAEQIKQSFIQAGGTESATDLLEALSNKTSNVFIS is encoded by the coding sequence ATGGCAAAATTCGTATTTGTAGTTCCTCCCCTAACCGGCCACATTAACCCAACTTTGAGTATGGGTGCAGCTTTATTGGATAGAGGCCACCGTGTAGCATGGATTACTTTAGATCAATCGCTGGGCGATAAACTTCCTGAGGGCGGCGAATTACTCGTAATCAGTTATGACCAGAACGATCAGCAGAAAAAAGATTCCGAAAAATACCTCGATATCATCACCAAAAAGATCGTTTACGGCATCGATAGCATCAAATTTCTGTACGAAGAAGTATTGATTCCGCTTAACAGGCACAGTTATGAAGGCATTGCCGGTCTGCTCGATCAGTTTAAGCCTGATGTGGTGATTACCGATCACCAGATGTTTGCCGGAGCTATTGCCGCTACCAATAAAAACTATCCCTACGTAACCTCTGTTACTGCACCAGCAGCCATAAAAGTAATGGATGAACTGCCAAAAGTGCACGAATGGGAAGTGAACCAGATTGTGGAGCTGCAAAAAGAATTCGGCATCACCGCAAGCGGCTCTATTGCCTGCTCTGATCTTGCCACCTTGGTATTTACCTCACGCGATTTTTTCGGGGAGATGGACTTACCTGAACATTTTAAATTTGTAGGCCCGGTTTTTAACCGCCGCAAAACCTCCATTCCTTTTCGCTGGGACGCATTTCATAACAGCCAACCCAAAATTTTGGTGAGCATTGGTACCACTTTCGATCACGAACATAAAAAAGCATTTTTTGCCAAGGTAATCGAGGCTTTCGCTAATGAAGACTTACACGTGGTGGTAGTTTCCGATCCTGCTTTATTTGAAGAGTGGCCTGCTAATTTTACCGTGCAGCGCCAGGTACCACAATTAGAACTTTTGCCACACCTTGATGCTGTGGTTTGCCATGGCGGACACAATACTGTATGCGAAACTTTAATGAATGGCTTACCCATGGTGGTTATTCCAATAGCATACGATCAAAGCCATGTTGCCGGACGTGTTTTCAGGGTTGGTGCCGGAGAACGTTTAAACTTTAACCGTTTTAAAGCCAATCACCTTAAAGAAGCAGTAAACAAAGTGCTGCAGAACGACAGTTATAAAATAGCTGCAGAGCAGATCAAACAATCCTTTATCCAGGCTGGTGGAACAGAAAGTGCCACCGATTTACTGGAAGCTTTAAGCAATAAAACCTCAAACGTATTCATCAGTTAA
- a CDS encoding phosphopantetheine-binding protein, with amino-acid sequence MKQFITEVIGEEFVEEMDITPESSFTKDLEMDSIEIVSFSEKIKAHFGEQIDFTGWLSSMDLDQLINLNLGMIISYIEECQS; translated from the coding sequence ATGAAACAATTTATCACCGAAGTAATCGGCGAAGAATTTGTTGAAGAAATGGATATCACCCCTGAAAGTTCTTTCACCAAAGATCTGGAAATGGATAGCATTGAAATTGTATCTTTTTCCGAAAAAATCAAGGCGCATTTTGGCGAACAGATCGATTTTACAGGCTGGTTATCTTCCATGGATTTAGATCAGCTGATCAACTTAAACTTAGGCATGATCATCTCTTATATCGAAGAATGCCAGTCATAA
- a CDS encoding CehA/McbA family metallohydrolase domain-containing protein, with product MKKSVPIFFIVCLFYLNTIAQVNLQAFKPNGATVSTRQKELVLSWPVGNGAIGKMVLDLENGRPLFSSLQMGKKGALKVVAANLDPAFILRVGKRTLSAESGGWDVFFDRVPTRPYTTNVVKFEKGSASVSTHGSQTVVKIAGIQSELFNGSLEITLYNGSPLFNVAAVVSTQKDSTAILYDAGLVNKKEMWTNVAWSDVKGNLQTEKAVKTDESKNLEVKYRTVIGENAGGSLAVFPAPHQYFYPLDEAFNLKFTWKGRNYLNLISGYGIGIRQDPLGDKRYVPWFNAPPNTQQRLNFFCLLSTGKADATLAEVKKFTHNDTYVPLAGYKTMASHFHNEFISDVVLSGKTIPEKPEFVTVLKKAGLNIVKLAEFHGPGHPKGPDSTRLKELDALFKQTQRLSDPNFLLLPGEEANNFYGGHWLAFFPKPIYWIMSRKSDFPFESNDPKYGKVYRVNDKVEMLRLLEQEHGLAWTAHARTKASTGYPDKYKEEDFFKSETFMGAAWKAIPGDLSLPTLSKRVLNLMDDMANWGLRKHVISEADIFTITEQNEMYAHLNVNYLQLDKVPNYADGWQPVLDVMRKGKFFVSTGEVLIPKFNVNGKGAGETLKIDANGKTTVNMQLNWTFPLSFVEIVSGDGAKVYRKRINLNTTQAFGKKDFSWQIDLKGRKWVRVEAWDIATNGAFTQMVWLE from the coding sequence ATGAAAAAGTCCGTCCCAATTTTTTTTATTGTCTGTTTATTCTATCTAAATACAATAGCACAGGTTAATTTGCAAGCTTTTAAACCTAATGGGGCAACTGTTTCCACCAGGCAAAAAGAACTGGTTCTGAGCTGGCCAGTAGGTAATGGTGCCATAGGTAAAATGGTACTTGATCTGGAAAATGGCAGACCATTGTTCAGCAGTTTGCAGATGGGTAAAAAAGGTGCATTAAAAGTAGTTGCTGCAAATCTAGATCCCGCTTTTATTTTGCGGGTAGGTAAACGTACATTAAGTGCTGAAAGTGGTGGTTGGGATGTGTTTTTTGATCGTGTACCCACACGGCCTTATACCACAAATGTAGTAAAGTTTGAAAAAGGAAGTGCCAGCGTCTCTACACATGGTTCGCAAACTGTTGTTAAAATAGCAGGTATACAATCCGAATTGTTTAATGGTAGTTTAGAAATTACGCTTTACAACGGAAGTCCTTTGTTTAACGTTGCCGCAGTGGTATCTACCCAAAAAGATTCAACAGCTATTTTATACGATGCCGGATTGGTAAATAAAAAAGAGATGTGGACTAATGTTGCCTGGAGTGATGTAAAAGGTAATCTTCAGACAGAAAAGGCTGTTAAAACTGATGAAAGTAAAAATCTTGAAGTAAAATACCGTACCGTTATCGGCGAAAATGCTGGCGGAAGTTTGGCTGTTTTTCCGGCACCACACCAATATTTTTATCCATTGGATGAAGCTTTTAACCTTAAATTCACCTGGAAGGGCCGAAATTATTTAAACCTGATCTCCGGGTATGGTATTGGCATCCGTCAGGATCCTTTGGGAGATAAACGTTATGTGCCCTGGTTTAATGCGCCACCAAATACACAACAACGGCTCAATTTTTTCTGTTTGTTAAGCACTGGGAAAGCAGATGCAACTTTGGCGGAAGTGAAGAAGTTTACCCATAACGATACTTATGTGCCACTGGCGGGTTACAAAACAATGGCGAGCCATTTTCACAATGAGTTTATTTCTGACGTGGTGTTAAGTGGAAAAACTATTCCCGAAAAACCCGAATTTGTAACGGTACTGAAAAAAGCTGGTTTAAATATTGTAAAACTTGCCGAATTTCATGGTCCTGGACACCCGAAAGGGCCAGATTCGACCCGTTTGAAAGAATTGGACGCCTTATTTAAACAAACCCAAAGGCTGTCTGATCCTAATTTTCTGTTATTACCGGGAGAAGAAGCGAATAATTTTTATGGAGGGCATTGGCTGGCATTTTTTCCTAAACCGATTTACTGGATCATGTCGAGGAAAAGCGATTTTCCTTTCGAAAGCAACGATCCTAAATATGGTAAAGTTTATCGGGTAAATGATAAGGTTGAAATGCTCAGGTTATTGGAACAGGAGCATGGCCTGGCCTGGACCGCGCATGCGAGAACGAAAGCTTCAACAGGTTATCCGGATAAATATAAGGAGGAAGATTTTTTTAAATCGGAAACTTTTATGGGTGCCGCGTGGAAAGCCATTCCAGGAGATCTTTCCTTACCCACTTTAAGTAAAAGGGTGTTAAACCTGATGGACGATATGGCGAATTGGGGTTTGAGGAAACATGTGATTTCGGAAGCCGATATTTTTACCATTACCGAACAGAATGAAATGTACGCACATTTAAATGTGAACTATTTGCAATTGGATAAAGTGCCGAATTATGCCGATGGCTGGCAACCTGTTTTAGATGTAATGCGAAAAGGTAAGTTCTTCGTGTCGACAGGCGAGGTGCTGATCCCAAAGTTTAATGTTAATGGGAAAGGTGCAGGCGAGACGTTGAAAATTGATGCAAACGGTAAAACAACGGTAAACATGCAGCTCAACTGGACGTTTCCACTAAGTTTTGTAGAAATTGTATCGGGCGATGGGGCAAAGGTTTATCGTAAACGCATTAATTTAAATACAACGCAGGCTTTTGGCAAAAAGGATTTTAGCTGGCAGATTGATTTAAAAGGTCGTAAATGGGTAAGGGTAGAGGCCTGGGACATTGCGACTAATGGTGCTTTTACGCAAATGGTGTGGTTGGAGTAG
- a CDS encoding condensation domain-containing protein, with protein sequence MKRRLILGERIMHVDAKTPLNCVFGAKISGTISKENLHRALQKIQQKHPLLQMNIDATGKTPYFVHHENISKIPVRITDRLTDEDWLIQSKTEWYKLFDNQNEPLARLVWLKGETKSDFLLVLPHCICDGTTILNLMRELMTLIDNPQQNLAPYPSFLSVNDLMPEDFSISRLGHFKGKIFAALGRLFFFFKATSNNQVDRNNYAVHWKISAENTKKLLQKCKEENTTVHAAICVAFMEAFKHVQGTKAHGKVICPVDIRRFVEAIKQDTMFAFAPIAELKLDPIENSFWAKAQLLKNDLDAKIAEMKVYDLLSMSEYFHSSVNKMIGFLRTTKGTHDITLSNMGLLNIPKDYQDFSIETIYSPTVAFPWKNANTLVCSTFNGQLDFSFMSNESFLREFEAWQIKDRAMELIKENLNELANA encoded by the coding sequence ATGAAAAGAAGATTAATTTTAGGTGAACGGATTATGCATGTGGATGCTAAAACACCTTTAAACTGTGTTTTTGGTGCCAAAATATCTGGTACCATCAGCAAGGAAAACCTGCATCGGGCATTGCAGAAAATCCAGCAGAAACATCCGCTATTGCAGATGAATATCGATGCTACAGGCAAAACGCCCTATTTCGTACATCATGAAAATATCAGTAAAATCCCGGTCAGGATTACCGATCGTTTAACAGATGAAGATTGGTTAATACAATCTAAAACCGAATGGTATAAACTTTTTGACAATCAGAATGAACCATTGGCAAGACTAGTATGGCTAAAAGGAGAAACCAAATCAGATTTTTTACTCGTACTTCCGCATTGTATCTGCGATGGAACTACCATATTAAACCTGATGCGTGAACTGATGACATTGATCGATAATCCCCAACAAAACCTGGCGCCTTACCCTTCGTTTTTGTCAGTAAACGATCTGATGCCGGAAGATTTTTCCATCTCCAGACTCGGTCACTTTAAAGGAAAGATTTTTGCAGCCCTGGGTCGCTTGTTTTTCTTTTTTAAAGCCACTTCCAACAATCAGGTAGATCGGAACAATTATGCCGTTCACTGGAAAATTAGTGCCGAAAACACCAAAAAATTATTGCAGAAATGCAAGGAAGAAAACACAACGGTACATGCTGCCATCTGTGTGGCCTTTATGGAAGCTTTCAAACACGTTCAAGGCACTAAAGCTCATGGCAAAGTGATCTGTCCGGTTGATATCAGGCGATTTGTAGAGGCCATAAAACAAGACACCATGTTTGCCTTCGCACCCATTGCAGAGCTTAAACTCGACCCGATAGAAAACAGTTTCTGGGCCAAAGCGCAGCTATTAAAAAATGATCTGGACGCAAAAATAGCCGAAATGAAAGTTTACGACCTCTTGAGCATGAGCGAGTATTTCCATTCATCGGTAAATAAAATGATCGGATTTTTAAGAACCACAAAAGGTACCCACGATATTACACTCAGCAACATGGGACTTTTGAACATCCCTAAGGATTATCAGGATTTTTCCATAGAAACCATTTATAGCCCAACCGTTGCTTTCCCATGGAAAAACGCCAATACTTTGGTGTGCAGCACTTTTAACGGACAACTGGATTTCTCTTTCATGTCTAACGAATCGTTTTTAAGGGAGTTTGAAGCCTGGCAGATCAAAGACAGGGCAATGGAACTGATTAAGGAAAATTTAAATGAATTGGCCAATGCCTGA